The Naumovozyma dairenensis CBS 421 chromosome 1, complete genome genome includes a region encoding these proteins:
- the ATG14 gene encoding Atg14p (similar to Saccharomyces cerevisiae ATG14 (YBR128C); ancestral locus Anc_3.389), translating into MQCSVCLSERKRLYCGNCMNTSPNLLLKLHLKLILLKQQNARIKDKVNEVLNFATNETSNSHDMKIDGENELQAGLILRDKLKKLQHFKEQKRNNRIKFRIEQMNKRLDDKRTKIAELQVELKNSYSMASTINIDTHIDAALLHERDELKRELTQLEKLVETKRISQINQLTDWFMIKKRSDTHLVPYSISFEPIISMKSFHKIPRMVAIDSIAKMSHYIGILSKLINSKLPFDESIFQSSLLTDYQEESIDIVEKQTKLLINVLETCRQLHLMSSNNEKRNDFYGQLNLNWLLDQYDTDSLFYNMATRQQITIQRPSDSSTPPPPVPVQQHRPPASSCKTVYRHAPKHGQLYNADDSNQWTFTKIYDIVAEMLNLSLYEGDSYTKTRKGKNNKHVENALGTKCNNNHKTGKNESHDRWFVVG; encoded by the coding sequence atGCAATGTTCTGTATGTCTTAGTGAAAGAAAACGATTATATTGTGGCAATTGTATGAACACAAGTCCCAACttgttattgaaattaCATTTAAAgctgatattattgaagcAACAGAATGCAAGGATTAAAGATAAAGTCAATGAGGTTTTAAATTTTGCAACTAATGAAACGAGCAATTCACATGATATGAAAATTGATGGAGAGAATGAACTTCAAGCTGGGCTTATCTTGCGTGacaaattgaagaaattacaaCACTTCAAGGAgcagaaaagaaataataggATTAAATTTAGGATTGaacaaatgaataaaaGATTGGATGATAAGAGAACGAAAATAGCTGAATTACAAgtagaattgaaaaattcatataGTATGGCATCTACGATAAACATAGATACACATATTGATGCCGCTTTATTACATGAGAGGGATGAGTTGAAAAGGGAATTGACACAATTGGAAAAGTTGGTGGAAACTAAGCGTATTAGtcaaattaatcaattgacGGATTGGTTCATGATCAAGAAGAGAAGTGACACTCATTTGGTACCTTATTCCATTTCCTTCGAaccaataatttcaatgaagaGTTTCCATAAGATACCGAGAATGGTAgcaattgattcaattgcTAAAATGTCTCACTATATtggaatattatcaaaactCATAAATTCGAAGTTACCTTTTGATGAATCTATCTTCCAATCATCGTTACTAACTGattatcaagaagaatCCATAGATATAGTAGAAAAACAAACGAAGCTACTCATAAACGTTCTAGAAACTTGCCGACAGCTCCACTTAATGTCCTCAAACAATGAAAAGAGGAATGACTTTTATGGCCAGCTAAACTTAAATTGGTTATTAGACCAGTATGATACGGACTCGTTATTTTATAACATGGCAACAAGACAACAGATCACGATCCAAAGACCAAGTGATTCATCGACGCCGCCACCGCCTGTACCAGTACAACAACATCGTCCTCCAGCGTCATCTTGCAAAACAGTATATAGACATGCTCCCAAACATGGCCAATTATATAATGCTGATGATAGCAACCAGTGGacatttacaaaaatatatgatattgTTGCAGAGATGTTGAACTTGAGTCTCTATGAGGGGGACAGTTATACCAAGACTAGAAAGGGCAAGAATAACAAGCACGTTGAGAACGCGCTTGGCACTAAATGCAACAACAATCACAAGACAGGAAAGAATGAAAGCCATGATCGATGGTTCGTCGTTGGAtaa
- the VMA2 gene encoding H(+)-transporting V1 sector ATPase subunit B (similar to Saccharomyces cerevisiae VMA2 (YBR127C); ancestral locus Anc_3.388): protein MVLSDKELFDINKKAVEQGFKIKPRLNYNTVNGVNGPLVILEKVKFPRYNEIVNLTLPDGSIRQGQVLEVRGDRAIVQVFEGTSGIDVKKTTVEFTGENLKIPVSEDTLGRIFDGSGRPIDNGPKVFAEDYLDINGSPINPYARIYPEEMISTGISAIDTMNSIARGQKIPIFSASGLPHNEIAAQICRQAGLVRPTKDVHDGHEENFSIVFAAMGVNLETARFFKQDFEENGSLERTSLFLNLANDPTIERIITPRLALTTAEYLAYQTDRHVLTILTDMSSYADALREVSAAREEVPGRRGYPGYMYTDLSTIYERAGRVEGRNGSITQIPILTMPNDDITHPIPDLTGYITEGQISVDRQLHNKGVYPPINVLPSLSRLMKSAIGEGMTRKDHGDVSNQLYAKYAIGRDAAAMKAVVGEEALSIEDKLSLEFLEKFEKTFISQGAYENRTVFESLDQAWSLLRIYPKEMLNRISPKVLDEFYDRARDEDEDDEEDPDSRPSK, encoded by the coding sequence ATGGTTTTATCTGATAAGGAATTATTCGACATAAACAAGAAAGCCGTGGAACAAggtttcaaaatcaaaccAAGATTAAATTATAACACGGTCAATGGTGTGAATGGGCCCCTAGTCATCTTAGAAAAAGTCAAATTCCCACGTTACAACGAAATTGTCAACTTAACATTACCAGACGGATCCATTAGACAAGGTCAAGTTCTAGAAGTTAGAGGTGATAGAGCCATTGTTCAAGTGTTTGAAGGTACTTCTGGTATTGATGTTAAGAAGACCACTGTGGAATTTACTGGtgagaatttgaaaattccTGTCTCTGAAGATACTTTAGGTAGAATTTTCGATGGGTCAGGTAGACCAATTGATAACGGTCCAAAAGTTTTCGCTGAGGATTATTTGGATATTAATGGGTCTCCTATTAATCCTTATGCTCGTATATATCCGGAAGAAATGATTTCTACTGGTATTTCAGCTATTGATACTATGAATTCTATCGCCAGAGGTCAAAAGATTCCAATCTTTTCCGCATCTGGGTTGCCTCATAATGAAATTGCTGCACAAATTTGTAGACAAGCTGGGTTAGTTAGACCAACAAAGGATGTTCATGATGGccatgaagaaaatttctCTATTGTTTTTGCCGCTATGGGTGTCAATTTAGAAACTGCtagatttttcaaacaagattttgaagaaaatggatCCTTAGAGAGaacatcattatttttaaatttggCTAATGATCCaactattgaaagaattattacACCAAGATTAGCTTTAACTACGGCAGAATATTTAGCTTATCAAACAGATCGTCATGTCTTGACCATTTTGACAGATATGTCATCATATGCTGATGCGTTAAGAGAAGTTTCTGCAGCAAGAGAAGAAGTTCCAGGTAGAAGAGGTTACCCAGGTTATATGTATACAGATTTATCTACAATTTATGAAAGAGCCGGGAGAGTGGAAGGACGTAATGGGTCCATTACAcaaattccaattttgACCATGccaaatgatgatattacaCATCCAATTCCTGATTTGACAGGTTATATTACTGAGGGTCAAATTTCAGTTGATCGTCAATTACATAATAAGGGTGTCTATCCACCAATTAATGTTTTACCATCTTTGAGTagattaatgaaatcaGCCATTGGTGAAGGTATGACAAGGAAGGATCATGGTGATGTTTCTAATCAATTATATGCTAAATATGCTATTGGTAGAGATGCTGCTGCAATGAAGGCAGTCGTTGGTGAAGAAGCGTTATCTATTGAAGATAAGTTATCATTAGAatttttagaaaaattcGAAAAGACATTTATTTCTCAAGGTGCTTATGAAAATAGAACagtttttgaaagtttGGATCAAGCTTGGAGTTTATTAAGAATTTATCCAAAGGAAATGTTGAATAGAATTTCTCCAAAGGTTCTTGATGAATTCTATGATAGAGCAagagatgaagatgaagatgacgaagaagatCCAGATTCTAGACCATCTAAATGA
- the NDAI0A08130 gene encoding alkene reductase: MPFVKDFTPIALADTNVFKPIKVGNNELKNRVVMPPLTRMRATHPGNVPNKEWAVEYYKQRAQAEGTMLITEGTFISAQAGGYDNAPGIWSQEQMNEWTKIIKGVHDKKSFVWVQLWALGRQSFPDTLARDGLRYDSASDAVYMDEESKTKAEKSNNPQHGLTKDEIKEYIKNYVQAAKNSIACGADGIEIHSANGYLLNQFLDPISNKRTDDEYGGSIENRARFALEVVDAIVDAIGEDKVGIRLSPYGTFGTMSGGADPTLLAQYAYVLGELEKRAKAGKRLAFVHLVEPRVTNPFMTEGEGEYNDGTNDFAYSIWKGVIIRAGNLALHPEVARELVANDRTLLGYGRFFIANPDLVERLAKGLPLNKYNRDTFYAMTQEGYLDYPTYEEALKLGWDKN; encoded by the coding sequence ATGCCTTTCGTCAAAGACTTTACTCCAATTGCCCTAGCTGACACCAACGTATTCAAACCAATCAAAGTTGGTAacaatgaattgaaaaaccGTGTTGTGATGCCACCATTAACCAGAATGAGAGCTACCCACCCAGGTAACGTTCCAAACAAGGAATGGGCTGTTGAATACTACAAACAACGTGCTCAAGCTGAAGGTACCATGCTTATCACTGAAGGTACTTTCATTTCCGCTCAAGCTGGTGGTTATGATAATGCTCCAGGTATCTGGTCTCAAGAACAAATGAACGAATGGACCAAGATCATCAAAGGTGTTCACGACAAGAAGTCTTTCGTTTGGGTCCAATTATGGGCCTTAGGTAGACAATCTTTCCCAGATACTTTAGCTAGAGATGGTTTACGTTATGATTCTGCTTCTGATGCCGTCTACATGGATGAGGAATCTAAGACCAAGGCTGAAAAGTCCAACAACCCACAACACGGTTTGACTAAGGATGAAATTAAGGAATACATCAAGAACTACGTGCAAGCTGCCAAGAACTCTATTGCTTGTGGTGCTGATGGTATTGAAATCCACTCAGCTAACGGTTACTTGTTGAACCAATTCTTAGACCCAATCTCTAATAAGAGaactgatgatgaatatggTGGATCCATTGAAAACAGAGCTCGTTTCGCTTTGGAAGTTGTTGATGCTATTGTTGACGCTATTGGTGAAGACAAAGTTGGTATTAGATTGTCTCCATACGGTACTTTTGGTACTATGTCTGGTGGTGCTGACCCAACTTTACTTGCTCAATATGCCTATGTCTTGGgtgaattagaaaagagAGCTAAGGCCGGTAAACGTTTAGCGTTCGTCCATTTGGTTGAACCTCGTGTCACTAATCCGTTCATGACTGAAGGTGAAGGTGAATACAATGATGGTACCAACGATTTCGCTTATTCTATCTGGAAGGGTGTTATTATCAGAGCTGGTAACTTGGCTTTACATCCAGAAGTTGCTAGAGAATTGGTTGCTAATGATAGAACTTTATTAGGTTACGGTAGATTCTTCATTGCTAACCCAGATTTAGTTGAAAGATTAGCTAAGGGTTTGCCATTAAACAAGTATAACAGAGATACCTTTTACGCCATGACCCAAGAAGGTTACTTAGATTACCCAACTTACGAAGAAGCTTTGAAGTTGGGCTGGGATAAAAACTAA
- the NDAI0A08120 gene encoding uncharacterized protein, with protein sequence MHYLVFFITLSQVFQWVTFGLALPLNSSFASPVNDITIVSNMTVVDDILYAQLHRKILRVDLSPNLTQTQKEMLKTLLSITGGHNFLKGDTMTEVVAKIINEAEKNVVRASRKFSEGWNLPMGALTLLANSTELMNEVIKVQRAFTYSPKLRKDGFKNFLKHKLLFGPILKRVHDDVMTNLKYNRWKLFYARKEYGIFRSETRVFKKTFRGLIWIESIFQELSPLVDKLVEKGIIPELTELNQKDYDRLSLLGRMPTEEEKEILAESLGNIVGQSEVEGKIHASADEREVFFWILYGITIAWTFFWFSLKCASLQGCVTVVVFLTVFHFLVLLIVTDTAATTLAAFEEAGVLY encoded by the coding sequence atgcATTACCTGGTGTTTTTCATTACTTTGTCTCAAGTTTTCCAATGGGTCACTTTCGGTTTGGCATTGCCAttgaattcttcttttgcGTCTCCAGTAAATGATATTACCATTGTCTCCAATATGACAGTGGTCGATGACATTTTGTATGCTCAATTACATAGGAAAATACTAAGAGTCGACCTATCACCTAATTTAACTCAGACTCAAAAAGAAATGTTAAAGACTCTTCTCTCTATCACAGGTGGTCATAATTTCCTTAAAGGAGATACCATGACAGAAGTGGTTgcaaaaattattaacgAAGCTGAAAAGAATGTTGTAAGAGCCAGTCGTAAATTTTCAGAAGGCTGGAATCTTCCTATGGGTGCTCTTACCTTATTGGCCAACTCTACggaattaatgaatgaagTAATCAAGGTACAAAGAGCATTCACATATTCTCCAAAACTCCGTAAGGATGGtttcaagaattttttaaaacataaattattgtttggaccaatattgaaaagggTCCATGATGACGTAATGACAAACCTTAAATACAACAGATGGAAATTGTTTTACGCTAGAAAAGAATATGGGATATTTAGAAGTGAGACAAGGGTTTTTAAGAAAACATTTCGCGGCTTAATTTGGATTGAATCTATTTTCCAGGAACTTTCACCATTGGTAGATAAGTTGGTTGAAAAAGGTATTATCCCAGAGCTCACAGAGTTGAATCAAAAGGACTACGATAGGCTTTCTCTTTTAGGTAGAATGCctactgaagaagaaaaagaaatattagcAGAGAGTCTAGGAAATATTGTAGGGCAATCAGAGGTAGAGGGTAAAATCCATGCAAGTGCAGATGAAAGAGAAGTCTTTTTCTGGATTCTGTATGGTATAACTATTGCATGGACTTTCTTTTGGTTTTCCCTTAAGTGTGCTTCACTACAAGGTTGCGTAACAGTTGTAGTGTTCTTAACTGTTTTCCATTTTCTGGTTCTTCTTATTGTCACTGATACTGCTGCTACAACTTTAGCCGCTTTCGAGGAGGCCGGTGTTTTATATTGA